Proteins encoded within one genomic window of Amycolatopsis sp. 2-15:
- the crgA gene encoding cell division protein CrgA, with translation MPKSKVRKKTAYTPPVDRRTPVKVKAAGPSNLFYKIVMFGLMLLGLLWLIVNYIAGDKISFLTSLGNWNFGIGFAAMIVGLLMTMRWR, from the coding sequence ATGCCGAAGTCCAAGGTCCGCAAGAAGACCGCGTACACCCCGCCCGTTGATCGCCGGACGCCGGTGAAGGTCAAGGCCGCGGGCCCGTCGAACCTGTTCTACAAGATCGTCATGTTCGGCCTCATGCTCCTCGGGCTGCTGTGGCTCATCGTGAACTACATCGCCGGCGACAAGATTTCGTTCCTGACCTCTCTCGGGAACTGGAACTTCGGCATCGGTTTCGCGGCGATGATCGTCGGCCTGCTCATGACCATGCGCTGGCGCTGA